The DNA sequence CACCACGTCGAAGGCAAACTCCAGCTGAGTGTGCTGCTTGGGCGCCTCCTCGTAAGTAATGTTGTTGCCGTACTGCTTGGCCAGCTCGGGATACACCAGCGGCATGGCCTTGTTGGTGCCCACCGGGTGCCCGTTCAAATCGGCGGCGTAGTGGCCCAGGGCCCCCAGGGCAAACGCGTATTCGTTGCGGTCCTTGGCCTCGTCGAGCAGGTTGCGCACGAAGTCGCCGCTGCGCACGTAGTGGGTCAGGTTGGTAAACAGCGTGGAGCCGAAGGGGTAAAAGCCCATGTCCTGAATAATGGAGCCGCCGTAGGCGTAGGATTTGGCTTCGAGCAGCTGCTCCTCGGTAGCGCCGGGGTAGCGCCGCTGCAACAGCGGCGCCAGGCAGCGCTTCCAGGTCGAGTCGATGTTGGCCTGGTGGGTGAGCACCGAGTAACCGGAGGCGGAAAGCGGCGCGAGCAACAGAGCCCAGACGCTGCAGAATAACCATTTGAGCATGCAATAGGAGACTTCCGCGCGGGACTACGGCGTCGGGGTGGGAAGCTATGACAGTACGGGAAAGCTGAACCGGAGTTGTAAGCCGCCAGGCCGCGCCGGTGCCGGGCAAAAAAGAAAGGCAACGACCCGGGGCCGTTGCCTTGTCCCTACCAGCGCAAGGCTGCTGTATGGCGCGCCGGGCGCTTTACAGAAAGTGGTACAGAAACGTAATGACGCCGCTGTACGCGGGTTTTCTGGCGTCTTTTACCTCCATCGTCACCTCGATGCGGGCTTTGGCGATGCCGCGCAGGTCTTTCACCGTGAGCAGCTTGGCCCGCAGCCGCACCTCGCTGTTTACCGTCACGGCCTGATTGAAGCGCAGGCTTTCGATTTCGTAGTTCACCTGCATTTTCAGGTTTTCAATCTGCACGATCTGCGTCCACAGATACGGCAGCAACGACACCGTGAGGTAGCCGTGGGCAATGGTAGCGCCAAACGGCGACTCGGCCCGGGCTTTTTCGGGCTCGGTATGAATCCACTGGAAGTCGAGCGTGGCGGCGGCAAACTGGTTGATCTGCTCCTGGGTGATGGTGTGGTACTCCGAGACGCCCAGCTCCTGGCCCTCGTATTGCTCCAGCTCCTTGAGGCTGTTGATGATTACCGTGCTCATGCGGTTTGGGGGATTGGTTGAAGTGTAGAGACGCAGCTTTGCGCCCGGGCGTTGACCCATTCGGCCACCAGGCCGGAGTGGCTGTTGAGCGCCCGGCCGCAAAGATGCGTTTCCGGGCTCGTTCTTTCACCGCCCAGACCCGCGCGGCAGTATATTAAACCCGCTGGCCGTTTCGTAGCGGGCCGAATGCCAGGCCGCACCCGCGCGGCGGCTCTTCGCTTCATATTCCCTTCACTGCCCGCGCCGGAAGTTGCCGCCGAAACGTTCCGCGGCCTGCCAGCCAGGTTTTTTCTCATATTGTCCCTGCGTAACCAACCGCCGGGCCCGCGGGCCGTTGGTTGTCATTCCCCACCCCGTTTCGCCTCTTACGACTACCCTCCCCTTATGAACGTGCTGATTGTTGAAGACGATGAGGCCCTGGCCCAGGAGCTGGCGCTGTATCTGCAACACGAACACTACCACTGCGACTTTGCCCGCACCGGCGCCTCGGCCTCGGAAAAGCTCTACGTCAACGAATACGACTTCGTGCTGCTGGACCTGGGCCTGCCCGACCAGGACGGCCTGCAGCTGCTGGCCGAAGCCCGGCAGCAGCACAACAGCCAGGCCTCCATCATTATTCTGAGCGCCCGGGGCTCGGTCGACGACCGGATCAGCGGCCTGCAGCTGGGCGCCGACGACTACCTGCCCAAGCCCTACTCCCTGATGGAGCTGGCCTCGCGCATGCAGGCCATTACGCGGCGCAAACACGGCGTCACGCAGGACACGCTCTCATTCGGCGACTTCGTCATCAACCTCAGTGAAAGAACGTTGCGCCACGGCAGCACCGAGGTGGTGCTCACCCGCCGCGAGTTCGACCTGCTGCACTACCTGCTGCTGCACCGGGGCCGGGTGCTCACCCGCATGCAGCTCAGCGAGCATATCTGGGGCAACATGATCAGCGACCGGGACGACCACGACTCCAACTTCATCGACGTGCACGTGAAGAATATCCGCAAGAAGCTGGCCGCCCACGACCCGCGCGACTGGGTCGACACGGTGCGCGGCATCGGCTACCGGTTTAAGCCCACCCAGGAGGCGTGAAGCTCCAGCAAAAGCTCGTCCTGCTGACCACCCTGTCGAAGGCCCTGATGGCGGCGGTGCTGCTGCTGGCGTTGCCCTGGCTGGTCGAAAGCTTGGCCATGCGCCACACCGACGAGTCGTTGCGCGGGGAGCAGCGCCAGGTGATGCGCCGCATCGGGCAGGTGGGCATCGGGAGCTTCCTGACCGAGTCGTACCCCGGCCGCAAGGTGCACTACGACCTGCTCCAGGACGAGTTTATTGACCTGCGCCACGCCACCACTACCCAGCCCGACACGGTGGCGACCCTGCCCCGGCAGCGGCACGGCTCCCTGGTCGATTTTCGGGTGCTGCGCCACACGTTCCAAATGAATGGGCAGGCCTACGTGCTAGAAATCGGCAAAAGCATTGCCTCGGTGGAAGACGTGTACGCCCTGCTCCGCTCCCTGGCCGCCTACGCCCTGGCCTTCGCCGTGCTGACGACGCTACTGATTGAGCTGGGTGTAATCAACTACCTGCTGCGGCCCGTCGACCAGATTGTGGAGCGGCTGCGGGCCGTGCAGGGCCCCACGCCCCCGCCCCTGCCGCCGCTGCGCACCACCACGTCCGACTTTAAGTACCTGGACGCGACGATTCGGCGCATGCTGCAGAAAATAAAGCTGGTGTTTGAGCAGGAGCGCGAGTTCATTGCCAACGCCTCCCACGAGCTGCTCACGCCGGTGAGTATTCTGCAAAACCGCTTCGAGAACATGCTACAGGCCGAAATCCTGCCCGAAGAGGCCGAGCAGCAGATCGTCACCTCGCAGCGCACCCTGCACCGGCTCACGGCCACGCTGCGCACCCTGCTCATGATTTCACGCATCGAAAACGAGCAGTACGCCCGCAACGACACGGTGGCCGTGCGCACGGTGCTGCAGGAAGTGGTAGCCGAGCTGGAGGACCGCATTGCCGACGAAAACCTGACCCTGGAGTGGGACCTGGCCGGCGACCCGCGCGTTGTGTCGGCCAACGCCAGCCTGCTGTTTACCTTTTTCTACAACCTGCTCAGCAACGCAGTGAAGTACAACCACACCGGCGGCCTGATCCGGCTGACGGGGCAGCAGCAGCCGGGCCAGCCCTACCTGCTCCAGGTATTCAACACCGGCCGCCCCATTCCGGCCGAGCACCTGCCCCACCTGTTCGAGCGGTTCCGGCGGGCGGCCAACGTGCACACCACCGAAGGCTACGGCCTGGGGTTGGCCCTGGTGCGCACCATCGCACAGTTTCACGCCTTTCGCCTGGAGGTGGCCTCCCACGAGGCCGGCACCACCTTTTCCATCTGGCTGCCCACGGCCACGCTGGCCGGGTAAGTCCGCCCAACGACAAACACTCCAAGCCCCGGTTGACCAGGATGTCGGCCGGGGCTTGGAGTATTTGTCGTTGGGCCCGCAGGGCCGTTGTGGCGGGCAGAAATCCGGTTTGCGGCCCTCCGTATCCGGGTGGTTGCAAACACGATAAGCCCAACGCATCCGCCGTATCTTCGTTAGTATTGTTGTTTACTCTCCCCGTCTGCTGTCTTTCCGGTTTTTGCGTCGCCTGATTTCCATAGCGCTTTGGTTTCACTTCCTGCTCCTTTTGGGGCTGGGGTGGCACTTCGCGGCTCCTAATCAGGTGGCGGCGGCTTCCCGCCCGGCGGCGGTAGTACAGGCCGGGCACGCGCCGGGCTCCTACCAGCACCAGGCGCTGGGCCGCGAAGATGCTGCCGTGGGCAACGAAGCCCTGGCCGTCGGCAAAGAGCTGCGTTCGGCGGGGGGCAGCTGGGCGCTGCCCCCGGCTCTGGCCCCGGGGCTCCTGGCTTACACAGGCTTACGCAGCCTCCGCGGCCCGAAAAGTCACCCGATTATCGGGGTGCCGGTGCTGCGGGGCCGGTTGCAGGCATCCATTATTCCGAACGCGCCCTAGCCTGGCCGCTGGCTTTTGCTCAACCCGAGCGGGCGGCAACTGCCGGTCCGCGCATCTTCCCGTTACCCGCCGGCCCAGGGCCGCGCGGGCTCCTTTCATGGCCGTATCGTTTCAGCGCCAATTATCCGGCCCTGAAACTCCTTTGGCTTTTTTCCCTCGCCTGATGCCTGTCTACACCACCACGCTGGTCATTCTGGGAGTGGCTATTCTGGGCGTTGCCTGGCTGCCCTCGCTGCTGGAGAAATACCCGCTGTCCTACCCCGTAATCTACCTGGCGCTGGGCATGGGGCTTTACAGCCTGCCCCTGGATTTGCCCACCGACCCGTTTCAGCACCAAACCCTGGTAACTCACCTGGCCGAGCTCTGCGTGCTGATTGCCCTGACCGGCACGGGCCTGAAAATTGACCGGCCTTTCTCCTTCCGGACCTGGCGCACGCCCCTGCTGCTGGTGCTGGTGCTGATGGTACTGACCATTGCCGCCTTGACGCTGGCGGGCTGGGCCATTGCGGGCCTGCCCCTGGCCAGCGCCCTGCTGCTGGCTGCCGCCCTGGCCCCCACCGACCCCGTGCTGGCCGGCGACGTGCAGGTGGGCGACCCGGGCGAGGGGCGCGAAGACAACGTGCGCTTTGCCCTGACCGGCGAAGCGGGCCTCAACGACGGGCTGGCCTTTCCCTTCGTGTACCTGGCCCTGGCCCTGCTGCCGGCCACCGGCGCGCTGTCGGCCAAGCTCGGGCACTGGCTGTGGCTGGACGTGCTCTACCGCACCGGCGCGGCGCTGGTGCTGGGCATCCTGTCGGGCAAGCTGCTGGCCTATTTGATTTTCAACCTGCCCAAGCGCGTCAGCATTAAGGCCGGGGCTTACGGCTTCGTGGCCCTGGCCGTCACGCTCATCACCTACGGCATTACGGAGCTGGTGCACGGCTACGGCTTTCTGGCCGTGTTTGTCGCGGCCGTGGCGCTACGCAGCCGGGAGCGGCGCCACGAGTACCACAAGCACATGCACGCCTTCACCGACCAGCTCGAGCGGCTGTTCATCGTCGTGATTCTCATCCTGTTTGGCGGGGCCGTGGTGCGCGGCCTGCTGGCCCCGCTTACCTGGCCGGGGGTGGCGCTGGGGCTGCTGCTGGTGCTGGTTATCCGGCCCCTGGGCGGCCTACTGACGCTTGCCCGCTCCCCGCGCGTGACCCTGGCCGAGCGCGGCGTCATCTCCTTTTTTGGTATTCGCGGCATTGGCTCCATCTTTTACCTGGCCTTTGCCCTGGAAAAAGCCGACTTTCCCGGCGCCCGCCAGCTGTGGGCCATTGCGGGCTTCACCATCCTGGTTTCCATCAGCTTACACGGCATCCTGGCTACGCCGGTCATGAACTGGCTGGACCGCCGCCACGGCCGCAAAATCACGGCCGAGCTTAGCGAGCCGGTCGAAGCCGAGTAAGCGGTTTTCACTCGTCTCATGCTTCTTCCCCAACTTATTATTCTGCGTAAGCTCCGGCAACGCCTTCCCCCTTCCATGACTTCCGTTCCCGCCCCCGGCCCTCAACCCGCCAACCTGACCGAGAAAATCAAAAACTTCGGCCTTATCGTGCTGGGCATTCTGTGCGCGGGCATGGGCCTGAAAGGCTTTTTGCTCAGCAGCCACTTCATTGATGGTGGCGTAACGGGCATTTCCATGCTGATTTCGGCCAGCCTGAACGTGCCGCTGTCCTGGCTGCTGCTCATCATCAACCTGCCCTTCGTGGTGCTGGGCTACCGTCAGATCGGGCTGGGCTTTGCCCTGAAAAGCGCCGCCGCCATTGCCGGCCTGGCCTTGTGCCTGGTGGTGGTGCCCTACCCCGACGTGACCAAGGATTTGCTGCTCACCGCCGTTTTTGGCGGGGTCTTTATCGGGGCCGGTATCGGGCTGGCCATGCGGGGCGGGGCCGTGCTCGACGGCACCGAGGTGGCCGCCCTGCTCATCAACAAGCACACGCCCCTGCTGAAGGTGAGCGACGTGATTCTGGTGCTCAACATCTTCATTTTCGCCGTGGCGGCCTTCGTGCTGGGCGTGCAGGCGGCCCTCTACTCCATTCTGACCTACGTATCGGCCTCCAAAACCTTGGACTTTCTGCTCAACGGCATCGAGCAATACACCGGCGTCACGATTATTTCGGCCCAGAGCGAGGCCATCCGGCACGCCATTACCACCACGCTGGGCCGGGGCGTCACGATTTACCAGGGCAAGCGGGGCTTTGGCAAGCGTGGCGGCCAGGATATGGACATGGACATCGTGTTTACCGTCGTGACCCGCCTGGAGCTGCCCCAGCTGCGCACCGAAATCCGCCGCATCGACCCGCAGGCCTTCGTCATTCAGCACAGCATCGACGACGCGGAAGGCGGCATGGTGAAAAAGCGGCCGTTTCACTAGCCGCCCGGCAGCTCATTTTCTCTTCACGGAGCGGGCCGTATTCTGACCCGATGGTACCGTATTCCGCCTTTCAGAATTTGTCGGCCGCCGAGCAGCAGGCCTTGGTTACGCAGGGCGGCACGTTTCTGCTCACGCGCCCGGCCGGCGTCTTTCTCGTCGACCTGTACTACCTGCCCGGCTACTACTGTGAAGTGTGGCGCCAGCTTCCCACGGCCGCCGTGGCGTATCTGCACGCCTTTACCGAACAGGCCGGGCTGTACCCTTACCTCGCCCACATCCGGCTGCCCCCGAATATTCTGGTCTGAGGCGGAGCCGCCGCACGGAAGCTTTCGGCCCCCTTTCCGGCCCTGATAACTGCCGCTTTCTTTCGGGGAGGCGGCAGTTACTTTTTACGCTAACTCATTATTATACAATGGATAATCAAGCAAGCAAAATCAAACAAACTAACAAACGTTTGTTTTTGTAAGCCAGCTTCTATACTTTTAATACCCTGCTCCTTCCCGTCGTATTGCCATGCTCTTCCAACCTGAAATCGAACGGATGCCTCTCGCCCAGCTGCGGGAGCTACAGAATACGCGCCTCAAGCGGCAGGTCGAGTACGTATACCACCGGGTGCCTTTTTACAAGGCCAAGTTCGACGCGCTGGGCATTCACCCCTCTACTTTCCAAGGCCTGACCGACCTTACCCGGCTGGGCTTTACCCGCAAAACCGACTTCCGCGACAATTACCCCTTCGGCCTGTTTGCCGTGCCCCAGCCCGAAGTGGCCCGTCTGCACTGCTCCAGCGGCACTACCGGCAAGGCCACCGTGGTGGGCTACACGGCTCAGGACCTCAATATTTTCGCCGAGGTGGTGGCCCGCTCCCTGGCCGCGGCGGGCTGCCGGCCGGGCATGAAGCTGCAGAATGCCTACGGCTACGGCCTGTTTACCGGCGGCTTGGGTATTCACTACGGGGCCGAAAAGCTGGGCCTCACCGTCATTCCCGTCTCGGGCGGCGGCACCGACCGGCAGTTGCAGCTGCTCCAGGATTTCCGGCCCGAAATCATCTGCGCCACGCCGTCCTACGCCCAGGTGCTGGCCGAGGAAATTCAGCGGCGTGGCATTGCCCCCGAGGCGCTGAACCTGCAATATGCCGCCCTCGGGGCCGAGCCCTGGACAGAAACCATCCGCCAGCAGGTGGAAAGCGGGCTGCGGGTGCAGGCTACCAATATCTACGGGCTGAGCGAAATTATGGGGCCGGGCGTGTCGCAGGAAGACGTGAACGAGCGGGGCACGGGCAGCTACGTCTGGGAAGACCACTTCCTGCCCGAAATCGTGGACAAAGACACCGGGGAGCCGGTGGCCGAGGGGGAGCTGGGCGTGCTGGTGTTCACCACCCTGACCAAGCAGGCCATGCCCATTCTGCGCTACTGGACCAACGACATTACCAACCTCTACTACGGCGAGTCCCGGAGCCGCACCCACGTGAAAATGGGCCCCATCCGCGGCCGCGCCGACGATATGCTCATCATTCGCGGCGTCAACTTCTTTCCTACCCAGGTCGAGGATATTCTGCGGGGACTGGACCACGTGAGCCCGTACTACCAGGTGGTGGCCTCCCGCCGCGGCAGCCTCGACGAGGTGGAAGTCAGCGTGGAAATCAGTGAGGAGCTGATGCGCGGCCTGGAACTGGCCGCCGTGACCGAAGCCGCCGTGGCGCAGCACGAGTGCCTGCGCACCTTGCGGGGCACGTTGGCCAAGAAAATCAAGGACAACATTGGCCTGAGCATGCACGTGCAGCTGCTGGGCTTTGGGCAGCTGCCGCGCAGTGAGGGCGGCAAGCTCAGCCGGGTGCGCGACCTGCGCGACCTGAACCAGGCGCATCGTGCATAAAACCGGGGCTTCTTCTAGCTTTACCCGGCAAAACTCTCGGCCCACTGTCGCCACGCCTTATTTTCTGAACGCTGAATGGCTAAAAAAGCGAAAACCAACAAACGGCAGGTAATTCTGGAAGAAGCCGCCAAGCTCTTCAAAGCCAAGGGCTTCGGCGGCACTTCCATGCGCGACCTGGGCTCCCAGGTGGGCATGGAGGCGGCCAGCATGTACAACCACATCAGCTCCAAGGACGACATTCTGGAAAGCATCTGCTTTCACGTCTCGAACACCTACATTTCCCAGCTCCACGAAATCGAGCAACTGCCGGTATCCTACGTCGACAAGCTCAAGGCCCTGATCCGCCTCCACATTCGCCTCATGATTGAGGACGGCGCGGCCGTGTCGGTGGCCAACAACGACTGGAAATACCTCAGCCCCGACAAGCTGCAGCAGTTCAAGGATGCCCGCAAAACCTACGAGAAAGGCTTTGCCGAGCTCATTGAGCAGGGCATTGCCGCCGGCGAGTTCCAGCCCGTCAACGTGTCGGTAGCCTTGTTCACGATTCTGTCGGCCGTGCGCTGGGTGGAGCTCTGGTACCGCCCCGGCCGCGGCATCACGGCCGAGGAACTCGAAGAAAACATCATGACCATCCTGCTCAATGGATTGGCGAAGTAAATAAGAGGTGCTTAGTGCTTGGTGCCTGGTGTTTGGGTCGTTCAAAACGGAATACCCCATGCACCAAACCTAAGCACCAGGCACTAAGCACCAAGCACTACTAACTAATGAGTCGATTTCACAAAGTCCGCATCAAGCGCATCGAAAAGGAAACGCCCGACAGCGTGGTGGTATCGTTGGACGTGCCCGAGGACCTGCGCGACACCTTCCGCTTCACCCAGGGCCAGTACCTCACCTTTCGGCGGGACCACAACGGCGAGGAATTGCGCCGCTCCTACTCGATTTGCAGCAGCCCCTTGGAAAACGAGTGGCAGGTGGCCATCAAGAAAGTGCCCGAGGGCCGGTTTTCCTCCTCGGCCGTGGACACTTTCAGGGTGGGCGAGGAGCTGGACGTGATGCCGCCGGCCGGCCACTTCTACACCGAGCTCCACCCCGAGCAGGCCAAGCACTACGTCATGTTTGCGGCCGGCAGCGGCATTACGCCGGTGTTCAGCATCATCAAAACCGTGCTGCTGACCGAGCCCCAGAGCCAGGTCACGCTCATCTACGGCAACCGGGGCCGCAACTCCATCATCTTCAAGGAGGGCATTGAGGCGCTCAAGAACAAGTTTCTCAAGCGCCTGAGCGTGTACCACATCCTGAGCCGGGAGCAAGGCGACACCGACCTGCTCTTCGGCCGCATCGACCAAGCCAAAGCCGAGCTGTTCCTGCAGAAAATCCTGCCCCCGAGCCAGATCGACGAGTGCTTTATCTGCGGCCCCGAAGAAATGATTCTGGGCGTAAAAGCCGCCCTGACCGGCGCTGGCGTGGCCCCGGAGAAGATTCACTTCGAAATGTTCGGCACCGCCGGCGGCGGCAAAACCCAGGCTGGCCCGGCCAAAGTGCGCCCCGCTGGCGAAGACGACAAGCACAGCCAGGTAACGGTGCAGCTCGACGGCAACACCCGCATTCTGGAAATGTCGTACTACGGCAATACGATTCTGGACGCCCTGCTCGAAACCGGCGTGGATGCGCCCTACTCCTGCAAAAACGGCATGTGCAGCACCTGCCGCTGCCGGGTGGTGGAAGGCCAGGTGGAAATGGACGTCAACTACTCCCTCTCCGACACCGAAGTGGCCAAAGGCTACGTCCTCTCCTGCCAGGCCCGGCCTACTTCGGAGAAGGTGAAAGTGGATTTTGACCAGTAACCTCACCCCCGGCCCCTCTCCTTGGGGAGAGGGGAGCCTGACGCATGCTTGCGTATGCCTGGTAATGGAAAAGCCGTTCGCACGGAATTGAACGAAAAGTCTAAAATTGAGGCGTTTCAACTGGTTCTAAACCAAGTTGGGGCAGTCAAACCTAAAAAACGGTGTACGGATTGAAACCGCGCCATTCCGCAGTCGGCAGGCTCCCCTCTCCCCAAGGAGAGGGGCCGGGGGTGAGGTTCCGATATTTTTCTTACTTTTAACTAACGAATGTTAGTTAAACTTTGTTGAAAGCGCATGGAAACGGTAGAAATCAACCTCGAAGAGCAGTTTCAGGCCCGCATCGACGCGGACGTCCGCATTGAGCCCAAAGACTGGATGCCAGATGCGTACCGCAAGACGCTGATCCGGCAAATTTCCCAGCACGCCCACTCCGAGCTGGTCGGCATGCTGCCCGAAGGCAACTGGATTACCCGGGCCCCTTCGCTGAAGCGCAAGTCCATCCTGCTGAGCAAAGTGCAGGACGAAGCCGGCCACGGCCTCTACCTCTACTCGGCCGCCGAAACCCTGGGCGCCTCGCGCGACCAGATGCTGGCCGACCTGCACTCGGGCAAGGCTAAATATTCCAGCATTTTCAACTACCCTACCCTGAGCTGGGCCGATATGGGTACCGTGGGCTGGCTCGTGGATGGGGCCGCCATTCTGAACCAGGTGCCGCTCTGCCGCACCTCGTATGGCCCCTACGCCCGGGCTATGGTGCGGGTGTGCAAGGAAGAAAGTTTCCACCAGCGCCAGGGCTTCGAAATCATGCAGACCCTGTGCGAGGGCGCGCCCGAGCAGAAAGCCATGGCCCAGGAAGCCCTGAACCGCTGGTGGTGGCCCACGCTGATGATGTTTGGCCCCAAGGACGCCGACTCGCCCAACACCGAGCAGAGCATGAAGTGGCGCATCAAGCGCTTCACCAACGACGAGCTGCGCCAGAAATTCGTGGACATGATGGTGCCCCAGGCCGAGTTCCTGGGCCTGACTGTACCCGACCCCGCGCTGAAGTGGAACGAAACCAAAAAGGGTTACGACTTCGGCGACGTGAACTGGGAGGAATTCTGGAACGTGGTGAAGGGTAACGGCATGTGCAACAAGGACCGCCTCGGGGCCCGCGTCAAAGCCCACGAGGAAGGTGCCTGGGTGCGCGAAGCCGCCCTGGCCCACGCCAAAAAGCGCGCCGAGCGCGCCGAAACGCAGGCCGCGTAAGGAGCTTGAGTTGCTAGAAAGAACGTCATTCCGAGCGTAGTCGAGGAATCTCGCGTGCTGATGTTGTGGTAGTAATTTGAATTACCACTGCACGCGAGATGTCTCGCTTTGCTCGACATGACGGCCAATATTAACCGTGAAACTCACCATTTCACAAGTTCACCATTTCACCTCCGATGAACCAATCCGAATGGCCGCTGTGGGAAGTTTTCATCCGCAGCAAGCAGGGCCTCGACCATAAGCACGTGGGCAGCCTGCACGCCGCCGACGCCACCATGGCCATCCAGAATGCCCGCGACGTGTACACCCGCCGCCTCGAAGGCATCAGCATCTGGGTCGTGGAAAGCCAGCACGTGCACGCCTCCAACCCCGACGACGCCGAGGCCTTCTACGACCCGGCCAACGACAAAGTGTATCGGCACCCGACCTTCTACCAGGTTCCGGACTCCATCAAGCACATGTAATTCTGCGCCTTATGCAAGTTGCCCCTTCCGAAACCGCCGCCCTGAACTCGTACTCGCCCGAACGGCGGCAGCAGCTGTTCAGCTACGTGCTGCAATTGGCCGATACCAGCCTGATTCTGGGCCACCGCCTCTCGGAATGGTGCGGGCACGGGCCGGTGCTGGAGCAGGACCTGGCCATGGCCAACATTGCCCTCGACTTGCTGGGCGAAACCCGCAGCCTCTACCAGTACGCCGCCGAGCTGGAAGGAAAGGGCCGCACCGAAGACGACCTGGCCTTTTTGCGCCTGGCGGTGGAGTACCGGAACCCGCTGCTGGTGGAGCAACCCAACGGCGACTTCGCCGACACCGTGACCCGGCAGTTCTTGTTCGACAACTTCCACTACCACTTTCTGCGGGAGCTTAAAACCAGCCCCGATGAGCGCCTGGCCGCCATTGCCGAAAAGGCCGTGAAGGAAGCCGCTTACCATTTGAAATGGAGCTCGGAGTGGATGATCCGCCTCGGCGACGGCACGGAGGAAAGCCGCAAGCGCCTCGACAAAGCCCTGGATACCCTCTGGCGCTACTCCGGCGAATTGACCAAGCCCACGGCTACCGAACAGGCCCTGCAAGCGGCCGGTATCATCCCTGATTACGCCACGTTGCTGCCCGCTATGGAAGCCCACCTGCACCACGTGTTTCAGGAAGCCACCGTGCCCGTGCCCCAGGGCGTGTTCATGATGACCGGCGGCAAGGAAGGCCGGCACACTGAGCACCTGGGCTATATTCTGGCCGAGCTGCAATACATGCAGCGCACTTATCCGGGCATGCAATGGTAACAACGGCACCCACCGAGGAACACATCTGGCAGCTGCTGGAAGAAGTGTCGGACCCCGAGGTGCCCGTGCTCAGCATTCTGGATCTGGGCATCGTGCGCGGCGTGCAGGTGCAGGGCGAGCAAGTCACGGTCAGCATCACGCCGACCTACTCCGGCTGCCCGGCCATGAACACCATTGCCACCGAAATCCGGCTGCGGCTGCTGGCTGAGGGCATACCCAACGTAACCATTCACAATCAGCTCAGCCCGGCCTGGACCACCGATTGGATGAGCCAGGCCGGCCGCGAGAAGCTGGAAGCATACGGCATTGCCCCGCCTGTGGACGGCACTGCCACCGGCCACATACTCAACCTCTTCGGC is a window from the Hymenobacter aquaticus genome containing:
- a CDS encoding MaoC family dehydratase, producing the protein MSTVIINSLKELEQYEGQELGVSEYHTITQEQINQFAAATLDFQWIHTEPEKARAESPFGATIAHGYLTVSLLPYLWTQIVQIENLKMQVNYEIESLRFNQAVTVNSEVRLRAKLLTVKDLRGIAKARIEVTMEVKDARKPAYSGVITFLYHFL
- a CDS encoding response regulator transcription factor; the encoded protein is MNVLIVEDDEALAQELALYLQHEHYHCDFARTGASASEKLYVNEYDFVLLDLGLPDQDGLQLLAEARQQHNSQASIIILSARGSVDDRISGLQLGADDYLPKPYSLMELASRMQAITRRKHGVTQDTLSFGDFVINLSERTLRHGSTEVVLTRREFDLLHYLLLHRGRVLTRMQLSEHIWGNMISDRDDHDSNFIDVHVKNIRKKLAAHDPRDWVDTVRGIGYRFKPTQEA
- a CDS encoding sensor histidine kinase, with protein sequence MKLQQKLVLLTTLSKALMAAVLLLALPWLVESLAMRHTDESLRGEQRQVMRRIGQVGIGSFLTESYPGRKVHYDLLQDEFIDLRHATTTQPDTVATLPRQRHGSLVDFRVLRHTFQMNGQAYVLEIGKSIASVEDVYALLRSLAAYALAFAVLTTLLIELGVINYLLRPVDQIVERLRAVQGPTPPPLPPLRTTTSDFKYLDATIRRMLQKIKLVFEQEREFIANASHELLTPVSILQNRFENMLQAEILPEEAEQQIVTSQRTLHRLTATLRTLLMISRIENEQYARNDTVAVRTVLQEVVAELEDRIADENLTLEWDLAGDPRVVSANASLLFTFFYNLLSNAVKYNHTGGLIRLTGQQQPGQPYLLQVFNTGRPIPAEHLPHLFERFRRAANVHTTEGYGLGLALVRTIAQFHAFRLEVASHEAGTTFSIWLPTATLAG
- a CDS encoding cation:proton antiporter, whose amino-acid sequence is MPVYTTTLVILGVAILGVAWLPSLLEKYPLSYPVIYLALGMGLYSLPLDLPTDPFQHQTLVTHLAELCVLIALTGTGLKIDRPFSFRTWRTPLLLVLVLMVLTIAALTLAGWAIAGLPLASALLLAAALAPTDPVLAGDVQVGDPGEGREDNVRFALTGEAGLNDGLAFPFVYLALALLPATGALSAKLGHWLWLDVLYRTGAALVLGILSGKLLAYLIFNLPKRVSIKAGAYGFVALAVTLITYGITELVHGYGFLAVFVAAVALRSRERRHEYHKHMHAFTDQLERLFIVVILILFGGAVVRGLLAPLTWPGVALGLLLVLVIRPLGGLLTLARSPRVTLAERGVISFFGIRGIGSIFYLAFALEKADFPGARQLWAIAGFTILVSISLHGILATPVMNWLDRRHGRKITAELSEPVEAE
- a CDS encoding YitT family protein; its protein translation is MTSVPAPGPQPANLTEKIKNFGLIVLGILCAGMGLKGFLLSSHFIDGGVTGISMLISASLNVPLSWLLLIINLPFVVLGYRQIGLGFALKSAAAIAGLALCLVVVPYPDVTKDLLLTAVFGGVFIGAGIGLAMRGGAVLDGTEVAALLINKHTPLLKVSDVILVLNIFIFAVAAFVLGVQAALYSILTYVSASKTLDFLLNGIEQYTGVTIISAQSEAIRHAITTTLGRGVTIYQGKRGFGKRGGQDMDMDIVFTVVTRLELPQLRTEIRRIDPQAFVIQHSIDDAEGGMVKKRPFH
- a CDS encoding phenylacetate--CoA ligase family protein gives rise to the protein MLFQPEIERMPLAQLRELQNTRLKRQVEYVYHRVPFYKAKFDALGIHPSTFQGLTDLTRLGFTRKTDFRDNYPFGLFAVPQPEVARLHCSSGTTGKATVVGYTAQDLNIFAEVVARSLAAAGCRPGMKLQNAYGYGLFTGGLGIHYGAEKLGLTVIPVSGGGTDRQLQLLQDFRPEIICATPSYAQVLAEEIQRRGIAPEALNLQYAALGAEPWTETIRQQVESGLRVQATNIYGLSEIMGPGVSQEDVNERGTGSYVWEDHFLPEIVDKDTGEPVAEGELGVLVFTTLTKQAMPILRYWTNDITNLYYGESRSRTHVKMGPIRGRADDMLIIRGVNFFPTQVEDILRGLDHVSPYYQVVASRRGSLDEVEVSVEISEELMRGLELAAVTEAAVAQHECLRTLRGTLAKKIKDNIGLSMHVQLLGFGQLPRSEGGKLSRVRDLRDLNQAHRA
- a CDS encoding TetR/AcrR family transcriptional regulator, translating into MAKKAKTNKRQVILEEAAKLFKAKGFGGTSMRDLGSQVGMEAASMYNHISSKDDILESICFHVSNTYISQLHEIEQLPVSYVDKLKALIRLHIRLMIEDGAAVSVANNDWKYLSPDKLQQFKDARKTYEKGFAELIEQGIAAGEFQPVNVSVALFTILSAVRWVELWYRPGRGITAEELEENIMTILLNGLAK